Proteins encoded in a region of the Streptomyces sp. NBC_00310 genome:
- a CDS encoding ABC transporter permease has translation MLPGLAYFLLFHYGALAGNLIAFKEYVPFDGIWGSPWVGTGNFQRMFEDGAFWAAVLNTLWIAVLQLAFYFPVPLALALLLHSLTRSSVRRFVQSVAYLPHFISWVIVVALFQQLLGDTGLLNSSLDGMGLSTVDIIGNPDAFRSLTVAQVIWKDAGWGTIIFLAALAQVDEQQYEAAAIDGAGPWRRFWHVTLPAIRPVIVLLLIMRLGDILSVGFEQMLLQRDAVGPEAAEIIDTFVYYQGIVGGDYGFAAAAGLFKGVIGALLVYAANKVAHRLGEQGVYK, from the coding sequence ATGCTCCCCGGCCTGGCCTACTTCCTGCTGTTCCACTACGGCGCCCTGGCCGGCAACCTCATCGCGTTCAAGGAGTACGTGCCGTTCGACGGCATCTGGGGCAGTCCCTGGGTCGGCACGGGCAACTTCCAACGGATGTTCGAGGACGGGGCGTTCTGGGCGGCCGTCCTCAACACCCTCTGGATCGCCGTCCTCCAGCTCGCCTTCTACTTCCCCGTGCCGCTCGCCCTCGCCCTGCTGCTGCACAGCCTCACCCGCAGCAGCGTCCGCCGCTTCGTGCAGTCGGTGGCGTATCTGCCGCACTTCATCTCCTGGGTGATCGTCGTCGCCCTCTTCCAGCAGCTGCTCGGCGACACCGGACTGCTCAACTCCTCGCTGGACGGCATGGGGTTGAGCACCGTCGACATCATCGGCAACCCCGACGCGTTCCGGTCGCTCACCGTCGCCCAGGTCATCTGGAAGGACGCCGGCTGGGGCACGATCATCTTCCTCGCCGCCCTCGCCCAGGTCGACGAGCAGCAGTACGAGGCCGCCGCGATCGACGGGGCGGGCCCCTGGCGGCGCTTCTGGCACGTCACCCTGCCCGCCATCCGCCCGGTGATCGTGCTGCTGCTCATCATGCGGCTCGGCGACATCCTCTCCGTCGGCTTCGAGCAGATGCTGCTCCAGCGCGACGCGGTCGGCCCGGAGGCCGCCGAGATCATCGACACCTTCGTCTACTACCAGGGCATCGTCGGCGGCGACTACGGATTCGCCGCCGCCGCGGGCCTGTTCAAGGGCGTCATCGGCGCGCTGCTCGTCTACGCCGCCAACAAGGTCGCCCACCGTCTCGGCGAACAGGGGGTCTACAAGTGA
- a CDS encoding amidohydrolase family protein translates to MSDEPVLHVKGRVLAGPEDVRDELWVVDGRISYDRPAAARDIRTVEGWALPGLVDAHCHVGLGTHGPVDVDVAEKQALTDRDAGTLLIRDAGSPSDTRWIDDRDDLPNIIRAGRHIARTRRYIRDFAHEIEPEELVAYVAQEARRGDGWVKLVGDWIDRGVGDLTACWPREAVEAAIAEAHVLGARVTAHCFAEDSLRDLVEAGIDCVEHATGLTDDLIPLFAARGVAIVPTLVNIATFPSMAAGGDAKFPRWSAHMRRLHERRYDTVRNAYDAGIPVYVGTDAGSSLPHGLVAAEVAELVTAGIPPVEVLAATTWGAREWLGRPGLTEGAPADLVVYERDPRTDVRVLGVPLRVVLNGRVVG, encoded by the coding sequence ATGAGCGATGAGCCGGTGCTGCATGTGAAGGGCCGGGTCCTGGCCGGACCCGAGGACGTCCGCGACGAACTGTGGGTGGTGGACGGCCGTATCTCCTACGACCGTCCCGCCGCCGCCCGCGACATCCGCACGGTCGAGGGCTGGGCGCTGCCCGGCCTGGTCGACGCGCACTGTCACGTCGGCCTGGGCACGCACGGCCCGGTCGACGTCGACGTGGCGGAGAAACAGGCGCTGACCGACCGCGACGCGGGCACGCTGCTGATCCGTGACGCGGGCTCCCCCTCCGACACCCGCTGGATCGACGACCGCGACGACCTCCCGAACATCATCCGCGCCGGCCGCCACATCGCCCGCACCCGCCGCTACATCCGCGACTTCGCCCATGAGATCGAGCCGGAGGAACTCGTCGCGTACGTCGCCCAGGAGGCCCGGCGCGGCGACGGCTGGGTGAAGCTGGTGGGGGACTGGATCGACCGCGGTGTCGGAGACCTGACCGCGTGCTGGCCCCGGGAGGCCGTCGAGGCGGCCATCGCGGAGGCCCATGTGCTGGGCGCCCGGGTGACCGCCCACTGCTTCGCGGAGGACTCCCTGCGCGACCTCGTCGAGGCGGGCATCGACTGCGTCGAGCACGCGACGGGGCTGACCGATGACCTGATCCCGCTCTTCGCCGCGCGCGGGGTCGCCATCGTCCCCACACTCGTCAACATCGCCACGTTCCCGTCCATGGCGGCCGGCGGCGATGCCAAGTTCCCGCGCTGGTCCGCGCACATGCGCCGCCTCCACGAACGCCGCTACGACACCGTCCGCAACGCCTACGACGCCGGAATCCCCGTCTACGTCGGCACCGACGCCGGCAGCTCCCTCCCGCACGGCCTGGTCGCCGCCGAGGTCGCGGAACTGGTCACCGCCGGAATCCCACCCGTCGAGGTCCTCGCGGCGACCACCTGGGGCGCCCGCGAGTGGCTGGGCCGCCCCGGCCTGACCGAGGGCGCCCCCGCCGACCTGGTGGTGTACGAACGGGACCCCCGCACCGATGTACGCGTGCTGGGGGTCCCGCTGCGGGTGGTGCTGAACGGGCGGGTCGTGGGCTAG
- a CDS encoding Imm1 family immunity protein produces the protein MILNVSYGRAWHHAETWEEKARLITEVLENLESEGRTGQWYNPGQDAWFSLSEERHDDSRPVGDNYLRVAVNRSTGYGGLVWGVTEDSPRKGGIHESVWVSDNPQPPDFDPRVVSDPGYPLFHDPCSTLPVPQVRAAVEEFCRTDTGDRPRCVRWVQGHLNGERLDKAPLVDLVENADPFA, from the coding sequence GTGATTCTGAACGTTTCGTACGGCCGTGCCTGGCACCACGCCGAGACCTGGGAGGAGAAGGCCCGCCTCATCACTGAGGTGCTGGAGAACCTGGAATCGGAGGGCCGGACGGGTCAGTGGTACAACCCGGGCCAGGACGCATGGTTCAGTCTGTCCGAGGAACGGCACGACGACAGTCGTCCGGTGGGAGACAACTACCTGCGCGTCGCCGTCAACAGGTCGACCGGGTACGGAGGCCTGGTCTGGGGAGTCACCGAGGACAGTCCCAGGAAGGGCGGCATCCACGAGTCCGTCTGGGTGTCCGACAATCCCCAGCCGCCGGACTTCGACCCTCGGGTCGTGTCGGATCCCGGTTACCCACTGTTCCATGATCCGTGCAGCACTCTGCCCGTCCCGCAAGTGCGGGCGGCGGTCGAGGAGTTCTGCCGCACGGACACGGGAGACAGACCGCGATGCGTCCGCTGGGTCCAAGGCCACCTGAACGGCGAACGTCTCGACAAGGCCCCGCTGGTGGACCTCGTCGAGAATGCCGACCCGTTCGCCTGA
- a CDS encoding golvesin C-terminal-like domain-containing protein, whose product MAALDHTRVRIRLRRVRLRRFRLRAAMVGAVATALIIGTAPATPAGTREARPAAAVEPDTSDPREGWRPASELAEDKDDPGFLDRLFGDDEDDKKIDRGDDHKPPRIELDRARGSSSLTHRGVSGAAADVRIAAPRTTHAGGADLAWSAHRGKDLREYEVHRSTKKDFTPTDETLLSPVDRGTRTFADRTAPPALDGEGRTYHYRIVVRTQQGKLLAGPARTVELPAVGTVVKGEKPLAAAEGETYFLPYTPARMIPGEKATVEATLTNTTGTVWKKGERVLSYRWTLDGKDVTNLLNKDATPLPKDVAPGETVTFDAELKAPVLVDPLDKRLTFGLEWDLREKATGDWLSETDGVPPSKHEVTAEYPTSDQLGLEDFHAYAGKNTGAGSALMSNLHAGNAVWSYNSFSNPSLGFSTFLRLAYNSQDASSTPAGYGWSLQASSPVRLGTPLDFHPSALLPKQITLTDGDGTSHVFSKNKKGEWDSPAGVHFRVKQLEKDCLLKPHQREAWEFLRPDRTRFLFDCQGYPSAQVDKNGNRMEFTYEERLLGHPSKLLKYVTDAEGRRTLTVDYWEKGEAYSYVDKDGEVREGKHLLNPFIIDKVRSVTDVSGRRIDFTFTEKGFLARLTDGANAAEKLRKVFRFDYGKEFDHPGLKLVKVTDPRGHATEVDYVGPHDDKDQLHYLGYTKGITDRLGGLTKYRYADPDGHDGKGTRTVVTDAEGNPSTQLMDGYGRPAKLTDAKKRTTKLGWDADNNVTRLEENNGAARTWKYDPRTGYPLESRDAESVKNDRPAATLTYATGENGYIADLVRRVSPEGRTWQFGYDARGNMTSVTDPKGVQSEPEGDYTSTNAYDARGRITSATDAGEHTTKFADYDPSGYPRVIEDALGNRTVTTYDVRGNVTEVQEADGATTTQTYDVFARPLENRRPKDQQAGEFIVTPAPEYDRNDNTLVFTAPNGVASSSGFDAADQLLKSTQPGDEEGSPARVSTFTYDKVGNQLTSTEPKGNLTEEPGDFTSTTKYDEVYQPIEAVNAAGKRASAVYNDVGDLVKVVDARKNETEDPDDYTSGFRYDLDHRLLVTTDAAGASTTSTYDWDGLTVATTDADGNRTDLVLDARAALVEAHVPHDDGPVRKTRFEYDEVGNQTRVITPRGMETGGNDKDFASETVYDELNRVKETLTPYDPDDDRYNTPDRTTYEYDALSRVKKVSAPPSEGQSVRSETDYTYFDTGWIKTSVDSFDIKNTYKYNDLGQQIQNTLSSAGGSVSRTLDSAFYPSGALKSRSDDGVPIGLQVALVDNSDVNNTATQGTWAEVDPEGSYGYNAQTHAPGSGEDRFVWQLTIPQSGDYTVYVQYPEVDGAAKDAAYEIKHKDGTETKTLDQSELAGEWRSLGKYAFSEDTGQAVTLTDKATGTVVADAVRLVRDNTGDTDNEKKDFSYRYDANGNQTEITDTSPGVETDRYTLDYDELNQLTKVVEHDGDTVRNTTALTYDSNGNTLTTTHDLTWSKLEYDALDRVERITNAASPTADDRQVTSVEYTARGELAKQTKPNGNVLSIDYYLDGATKKTTEKKSDGSVVAEHALKYNANGHKAQDVLKLMDADDHGETIDNTYAYTYDPQDRIAKVVKSGDDEKTEEYRHDSAGNVVWQTVDDTTTTHRYDRNRLLTSTADGASSTYNYDPLGRLDTVSFGGETIQKYRYDGFDRPESITAGSGESAKTTRMTYDAFDRTVKETVGGDDAKTTLFTYLGITSNSLKEEVTDEGVTSFQYASWGQKLTQIKDEEDDEGASPETTQYLYHPHGDVEALTDKDGDTKTTYGYTAYGKNDTAQFTGADKPGAGGEEPSEPYNSYRFNSKRYDTTSGTYDMGFRSYDPGLNRFLTRDMYGGALADMGLTMDPYTGNRYAFAGGNPISFIEIDGHLFGLSWSDIGHAALDVVGLIPVVGEVADLANCGWYAAEGEYVDAALSCASAIPFAGYGATAAKVAKYGDEALEALDTASDVGRNVPSGAATPSTGGANPPSAGAADAPPTSAANPPAANPAPAPAPAPPKVPDAPPATGACKVGNSFVPGTEVLMADGSTKPIEDVEIGDKVAASDVETDDAQSRTVTRTIEGEGTKHLVTLTVDTDGRAGDKTSTITATDGHPFWLPDVGQWVEAGELEPGQWLSTGSGSWIRITAVATRTTAATVHNLGVAGVHTYHVLAGATPVLVHNCGLEDVAGSLGSRGPGDPTRGQVVNIGDSGVSRVGQPVQSGRSGVTDDINDFLMDSPDITNPMSGPHASATHVETTVAWFMRQRGVTSADLVINHAGGPCTGPFSCTNAVAAILPQGSTLNVWFPNAAGGMSNVPLRGRAR is encoded by the coding sequence ATGGCAGCCTTAGACCACACCCGCGTCCGTATCCGCCTCCGCCGCGTCCGTCTCCGCCGTTTCCGTCTCCGTGCCGCCATGGTCGGCGCCGTGGCGACGGCCCTCATCATCGGCACCGCGCCCGCCACCCCCGCCGGAACCAGAGAGGCGAGACCCGCGGCCGCGGTGGAACCCGACACCAGCGATCCCCGCGAGGGCTGGAGACCCGCCAGCGAACTCGCCGAGGACAAGGACGACCCCGGCTTCCTGGACCGTCTCTTCGGCGACGACGAGGACGACAAGAAGATCGACCGGGGCGACGACCACAAGCCGCCCCGCATCGAGCTCGACCGTGCCCGGGGCAGCTCATCGCTCACCCACCGGGGAGTCTCGGGCGCCGCCGCCGACGTCCGTATCGCGGCCCCCCGCACCACGCACGCCGGCGGCGCCGACCTGGCCTGGAGCGCGCACCGGGGCAAGGACCTGCGGGAGTACGAGGTCCACCGCTCCACGAAGAAGGACTTCACCCCCACCGACGAGACCCTTCTCTCCCCTGTCGACCGCGGCACCCGGACCTTCGCCGACCGCACCGCGCCCCCGGCGCTCGACGGTGAGGGCCGCACCTACCACTACCGGATCGTCGTCCGCACCCAGCAGGGCAAGCTGCTGGCAGGCCCGGCGCGCACGGTCGAACTGCCCGCCGTCGGCACGGTGGTGAAGGGCGAGAAGCCGCTCGCCGCCGCCGAGGGCGAGACCTACTTCCTGCCGTACACGCCGGCGCGGATGATCCCCGGCGAGAAGGCCACCGTCGAGGCGACCCTCACCAACACCACCGGCACGGTGTGGAAGAAGGGCGAGCGCGTCCTGTCGTACCGCTGGACGCTGGACGGCAAGGACGTCACCAACCTCCTCAACAAGGACGCGACCCCGCTGCCGAAGGACGTGGCGCCGGGCGAAACGGTCACCTTCGACGCCGAGTTGAAGGCCCCGGTCCTGGTCGATCCGCTCGACAAGCGGCTGACCTTCGGCCTGGAGTGGGACCTGCGGGAGAAGGCCACCGGCGACTGGCTGTCCGAGACGGACGGGGTGCCGCCGTCGAAGCACGAGGTGACGGCCGAGTACCCGACCTCCGACCAACTCGGCCTGGAGGACTTCCACGCGTACGCCGGGAAGAACACGGGCGCGGGTTCGGCGCTGATGAGCAACCTTCACGCCGGCAACGCTGTGTGGTCGTACAACTCCTTCTCGAACCCGTCGCTCGGCTTCTCGACCTTCCTGCGGCTGGCCTACAACTCGCAGGACGCGTCCAGCACTCCGGCCGGATACGGCTGGTCGCTGCAGGCCTCCTCGCCGGTGCGACTCGGCACGCCGCTGGACTTCCACCCGTCCGCGCTGCTGCCCAAGCAGATCACGCTGACCGACGGCGACGGCACCAGCCATGTCTTCAGTAAGAACAAGAAGGGCGAGTGGGACTCACCCGCCGGAGTCCACTTCCGCGTCAAGCAGCTGGAGAAGGACTGTCTGCTCAAGCCCCACCAGCGGGAGGCCTGGGAGTTCCTGCGCCCGGACCGCACCCGGTTCCTCTTCGACTGCCAGGGCTATCCGAGCGCCCAGGTGGACAAGAACGGCAACCGGATGGAGTTCACGTACGAGGAGCGGCTGCTCGGGCACCCGTCCAAGCTGCTGAAGTACGTCACCGACGCCGAGGGGCGGCGCACGCTCACCGTCGACTACTGGGAGAAGGGCGAGGCGTACTCGTACGTCGACAAGGACGGCGAGGTCCGTGAGGGCAAGCATCTCCTCAACCCGTTCATCATCGACAAGGTCCGCTCCGTCACCGACGTCTCGGGGCGGCGGATCGACTTCACGTTCACCGAGAAGGGGTTCCTGGCCCGGCTGACGGACGGTGCCAACGCCGCCGAGAAGCTCCGCAAGGTCTTCAGGTTCGACTACGGCAAGGAGTTCGACCACCCCGGCCTGAAGCTGGTCAAGGTCACCGACCCGCGCGGGCACGCCACCGAGGTGGACTACGTCGGCCCGCACGACGACAAGGATCAGCTGCACTACCTCGGGTACACCAAGGGGATCACCGACCGGCTCGGCGGCCTGACCAAGTACCGCTACGCGGACCCCGACGGCCACGACGGCAAGGGGACCCGGACGGTCGTCACCGACGCCGAGGGCAACCCCTCCACGCAGCTGATGGACGGCTACGGCCGCCCGGCGAAGCTCACCGACGCCAAGAAGCGGACCACGAAGCTGGGTTGGGACGCGGACAACAACGTCACGCGTCTGGAGGAGAACAACGGCGCCGCCCGCACCTGGAAGTACGACCCCAGGACCGGCTACCCGCTGGAGAGCCGGGACGCGGAGTCGGTGAAGAACGACCGGCCCGCCGCGACCCTCACCTACGCGACCGGCGAGAACGGCTACATCGCCGACCTGGTGCGCCGTGTCTCCCCGGAGGGCCGCACCTGGCAGTTCGGCTACGACGCGCGCGGCAACATGACCTCGGTCACCGACCCGAAGGGCGTGCAGAGCGAGCCCGAGGGTGACTACACCTCCACCAACGCCTACGACGCGCGGGGCAGGATCACCTCCGCCACCGACGCAGGCGAGCACACCACGAAGTTCGCGGACTACGACCCGTCCGGCTACCCCCGGGTGATCGAGGACGCCCTCGGCAACCGCACGGTGACGACGTACGACGTACGCGGCAACGTCACCGAGGTCCAGGAGGCCGACGGGGCGACGACCACGCAGACGTACGACGTGTTCGCGCGTCCGCTGGAGAACCGCAGGCCGAAGGACCAGCAGGCCGGCGAGTTCATCGTCACGCCCGCGCCGGAGTACGACAGGAACGACAACACGCTCGTCTTCACCGCCCCCAACGGGGTGGCGAGCAGCAGCGGGTTCGACGCGGCGGACCAGCTGCTGAAGTCCACGCAGCCGGGCGACGAGGAGGGCTCGCCCGCACGTGTCTCGACCTTCACCTACGACAAGGTCGGCAACCAGCTCACCTCGACGGAGCCGAAGGGCAACCTGACCGAGGAGCCCGGCGACTTCACCTCGACCACGAAGTACGACGAGGTGTACCAGCCGATCGAGGCGGTCAACGCGGCCGGCAAGCGCGCTTCGGCCGTCTACAACGACGTCGGTGACCTGGTGAAGGTCGTCGACGCCCGCAAGAACGAGACCGAGGACCCCGACGACTACACCAGCGGGTTCCGCTACGACCTCGACCACCGCCTGCTGGTGACCACCGACGCGGCCGGCGCATCGACGACCAGCACCTACGACTGGGACGGGCTGACCGTCGCCACCACGGACGCCGACGGCAACCGCACCGATCTGGTCCTGGATGCCCGCGCCGCACTGGTCGAGGCACACGTCCCGCACGACGACGGGCCTGTCCGCAAGACCCGCTTCGAGTACGACGAGGTCGGCAACCAGACCCGGGTCATCACCCCGCGCGGCATGGAGACCGGCGGCAACGACAAGGACTTCGCCTCCGAGACCGTCTACGACGAACTGAACCGCGTCAAGGAGACCCTGACCCCGTACGACCCGGACGACGACCGCTACAACACACCGGACCGGACGACGTACGAGTACGACGCGCTGAGCCGGGTGAAGAAGGTCAGTGCCCCACCGTCCGAGGGCCAGAGCGTCCGCAGCGAGACGGACTACACCTACTTCGACACCGGCTGGATCAAGACCTCCGTCGACTCCTTCGACATCAAGAACACCTACAAGTACAACGATCTCGGTCAGCAGATCCAGAACACCCTGAGCAGCGCGGGCGGTTCGGTCAGCCGCACCCTCGACTCCGCCTTCTACCCGAGCGGCGCCCTGAAGTCCCGCTCCGACGACGGGGTGCCGATCGGCCTCCAGGTCGCGCTGGTCGACAACAGCGACGTCAACAACACGGCGACGCAGGGCACCTGGGCGGAGGTCGACCCCGAAGGCTCGTACGGCTACAACGCGCAGACGCACGCGCCCGGTTCGGGTGAGGACCGCTTCGTCTGGCAGCTGACGATCCCGCAGTCCGGGGACTACACGGTCTACGTCCAGTACCCGGAGGTCGACGGGGCGGCGAAGGACGCCGCCTACGAGATCAAGCACAAGGACGGCACGGAGACCAAGACCCTCGACCAGTCCGAACTTGCGGGCGAATGGCGGTCGTTGGGCAAATACGCCTTCAGCGAGGACACCGGCCAGGCCGTCACCCTCACCGACAAGGCGACCGGCACGGTGGTCGCGGACGCGGTCCGGCTGGTCCGGGACAACACCGGCGACACCGACAACGAGAAGAAGGACTTCTCCTACCGGTACGACGCCAACGGCAACCAGACCGAGATCACCGACACCAGCCCCGGTGTGGAGACCGACCGCTACACCCTCGACTACGACGAACTCAACCAGCTCACCAAGGTCGTCGAGCACGACGGTGACACCGTCCGCAACACGACCGCGCTGACCTACGACTCCAACGGCAACACACTCACCACCACCCACGACCTGACCTGGAGCAAGCTGGAGTACGACGCCCTGGACCGGGTCGAGCGGATCACCAACGCGGCGTCGCCGACGGCGGACGACCGTCAGGTCACCTCGGTCGAGTACACGGCCCGGGGCGAGCTGGCGAAGCAGACGAAGCCCAACGGCAACGTCCTGTCGATCGACTACTACCTCGACGGGGCGACGAAGAAGACCACGGAGAAGAAGTCCGACGGGTCGGTGGTCGCCGAGCACGCCCTGAAGTACAACGCCAACGGACACAAGGCCCAGGACGTCCTGAAGCTGATGGACGCCGACGACCACGGCGAGACGATCGACAACACGTACGCGTACACCTACGACCCGCAGGACCGCATAGCCAAGGTCGTGAAGTCCGGCGACGACGAGAAGACGGAGGAGTACCGGCACGACTCCGCCGGCAACGTGGTCTGGCAGACGGTGGACGACACGACCACCACCCACCGCTACGACCGCAACCGCCTCCTGACATCGACGGCGGACGGCGCCTCGTCCACGTACAACTACGACCCGCTGGGCCGCCTCGACACGGTCTCCTTCGGCGGCGAGACGATCCAGAAGTACCGCTACGACGGCTTCGACCGCCCGGAGTCGATCACGGCGGGCAGCGGGGAGTCGGCGAAGACGACCCGCATGACGTACGACGCGTTCGACCGCACGGTGAAGGAGACGGTCGGCGGGGACGACGCGAAGACGACACTCTTCACGTATCTGGGCATCACCTCGAACTCCCTGAAGGAGGAGGTGACGGACGAGGGCGTCACCTCCTTCCAGTACGCCTCCTGGGGCCAGAAGCTCACCCAGATCAAGGACGAGGAAGACGATGAGGGCGCGTCCCCGGAGACCACGCAGTACCTCTACCACCCGCACGGTGACGTCGAGGCGCTGACCGACAAGGACGGCGACACCAAGACGACGTACGGGTACACCGCGTACGGCAAGAACGACACGGCCCAGTTCACGGGCGCGGACAAGCCGGGAGCGGGCGGCGAGGAGCCCTCGGAGCCGTACAACTCGTACCGCTTCAACTCGAAGCGCTACGACACGACGTCCGGCACGTACGACATGGGCTTCCGCAGCTACGACCCGGGCCTGAACCGCTTCCTCACCCGTGACATGTACGGCGGCGCGCTGGCGGACATGGGCCTGACGATGGACCCGTACACCGGCAACCGCTACGCGTTCGCCGGCGGCAACCCGATCTCGTTCATCGAGATCGACGGTCACCTGTTCGGCCTGTCGTGGTCGGACATCGGGCACGCGGCGCTGGACGTGGTCGGCCTGATCCCGGTCGTCGGCGAGGTCGCGGACCTGGCCAACTGCGGCTGGTACGCGGCCGAGGGCGAGTACGTGGACGCCGCCCTGTCCTGTGCCTCGGCGATCCCGTTCGCGGGGTACGGGGCGACTGCGGCGAAGGTGGCGAAGTACGGGGACGAGGCGCTGGAGGCCTTGGACACGGCGAGCGACGTGGGCCGCAACGTCCCGTCGGGTGCGGCGACACCGTCCACCGGGGGCGCCAATCCACCGTCGGCAGGCGCGGCCGACGCACCGCCCACGAGCGCGGCCAACCCACCGGCGGCCAACCCGGCCCCCGCTCCGGCTCCGGCCCCGCCGAAGGTCCCTGATGCGCCGCCGGCCACCGGTGCCTGCAAGGTCGGCAACAGCTTCGTGCCGGGCACCGAGGTCCTGATGGCCGACGGCTCCACGAAGCCGATCGAAGACGTCGAGATCGGCGACAAGGTCGCGGCGTCGGACGTGGAGACGGACGACGCACAGTCCCGGACAGTCACGCGCACGATCGAGGGGGAGGGCACCAAGCACCTGGTCACGCTGACGGTCGACACGGACGGCCGAGCGGGCGACAAGACCTCCACGATCACGGCCACGGACGGCCACCCGTTCTGGCTGCCCGACGTCGGCCAGTGGGTCGAGGCCGGAGAACTGGAACCCGGCCAGTGGCTCAGCACGGGCAGCGGCAGCTGGATCCGGATCACGGCGGTCGCGACGCGCACCACCGCGGCGACCGTCCACAACCTCGGCGTCGCGGGCGTGCACACCTACCACGTGCTCGCCGGGGCCACCCCGGTCCTGGTCCACAACTGCGGCTTGGAGGATGTCGCCGGCAGCCTGGGGTCTCGCGGCCCCGGTGACCCCACCAGAGGACAGGTCGTCAACATCGGCGACAGTGGTGTGTCCCGGGTGGGACAGCCCGTCCAGAGCGGCAGGAGCGGTGTCACCGATGACATCAACGATTTCCTGATGGACTCCCCCGACATCACGAACCCGATGTCCGGTCCCCATGCGTCGGCCACACACGTGGAGACAACCGTCGCGTGGTTCATGCGGCAGCGTGGGGTGACGTCGGCAGACCTGGTGATCAACCATGCCGGCGGCCCATGCACGGGTCCGTTCTCCTGCACCAACGCAGTCGCCGCCATCCTCCCCCAGGGCTCGACACTCAATGTGTGGTTCCCGAACGCGGCAGGCGGAATGTCGAACGTACCGTTGAGGGGCCGGGCCCGATGA
- a CDS encoding carbohydrate ABC transporter permease, with protein sequence MEKPRPLTQAAKAVALAVVVLLVCVPFLVIVSTSLASTDEVVANGGWVLWPTEPSLDAYRDILDGGIVTHALGVSAAVTLAGTLLSLACTVTLAYALSRPGVFGGRPVLLLILFTFLFPPGMIPSFLLVKELGLLDSYASLVLPVLVNVFNLVVLRGFFQGIPEELYEAARLDGAGDWRVLFSVVLPLSKAALAVVGLFYAVAYWNSWFYASLYLESDHWPLQQVLRTYVVAGSGLTDATTGEGTVTAPQTVQMAVLVIATVPILLVYPFLQKYFTKGVLTGAIKS encoded by the coding sequence ATGGAGAAACCGAGGCCGCTGACCCAGGCCGCCAAGGCCGTCGCCCTCGCCGTCGTCGTCCTCCTGGTGTGCGTGCCGTTCCTGGTGATCGTGTCGACGTCCCTCGCCTCCACCGACGAGGTCGTCGCCAACGGCGGCTGGGTACTGTGGCCGACCGAGCCGAGCCTGGACGCGTACCGCGACATCCTCGACGGCGGCATCGTCACCCACGCCCTCGGCGTCAGCGCCGCGGTCACGCTCGCCGGCACCCTGCTCAGCCTCGCCTGCACGGTCACCCTCGCGTACGCGCTGTCCCGCCCCGGCGTCTTCGGCGGCCGGCCGGTGCTGCTGCTCATCCTGTTCACCTTCCTCTTCCCGCCCGGCATGATCCCGAGCTTCCTGCTGGTCAAGGAGCTGGGCCTGCTGGACAGTTACGCCTCGCTGGTCCTGCCGGTCCTCGTGAACGTCTTCAACCTCGTCGTTCTGCGCGGCTTCTTCCAGGGCATCCCCGAGGAGCTGTACGAGGCGGCGCGGCTCGACGGGGCGGGGGACTGGCGGGTGCTGTTCTCGGTCGTCCTGCCGCTGTCCAAGGCCGCACTCGCCGTCGTCGGACTGTTCTACGCGGTGGCGTACTGGAACTCCTGGTTCTACGCCTCGCTGTACCTGGAGAGCGACCACTGGCCCCTCCAACAGGTCCTGCGCACCTATGTGGTGGCCGGCTCCGGACTCACCGACGCGACGACCGGCGAGGGCACCGTCACCGCGCCGCAGACCGTGCAGATGGCGGTGCTGGTGATCGCCACCGTACCGATCCTGCTCGTCTACCCGTTCCTGCAGAAGTACTTCACGAAGGGCGTGCTCACCGGCGCCATCAAGAGCTGA